A stretch of the Massilia varians genome encodes the following:
- a CDS encoding peptide MFS transporter, whose product MKNDMPSQAAHPVSQTRSFLTVALIELWERFGYYGMQALIVYFMVQRLGFEDSRANLVWGAAAALIYVAPAIGGWIGDKVLGTRRCMILGALILTLGYALMAVPTTNTWMTFSALGVIVVGNGLFKPNTANLVRKIYEGDDSKIDSAFTIYYMAVNVGSTFSMLATPWIKDYVNATYGNHLGWHVAFAVCSVGLMVGLLTVGLLRKTIGHIGSPPDAEPLRVNRLLAVLAGGVLAVAASAVILEYRDLARAFVYVAGFVVLGIFIHLIRSSQPNERAGLIAALVLTLQTVFFFIFYQQMSTSLSLFALRNVDLEFTVFGAHLWTWSPAQFQALNAIWIMVLSPVLAWIYTRAGNSGKDLSIAAKFALGFAVVAAGFFTYGVAGAFAVGGLTSSWIMIAGYGLYSLGELLVSGLGLAMIARYVPARMGGFMMGAYFVAVGISQYLGGVVANLAAVPQGMTDPLQTLPVYTNLFNKLGIAAIGCTLVALAALPLMRRLTATHHAHQ is encoded by the coding sequence ATGAAGAACGACATGCCGTCACAAGCGGCCCACCCCGTGAGCCAGACCCGCTCCTTCCTCACGGTGGCCCTGATCGAGTTGTGGGAACGCTTCGGCTACTACGGGATGCAGGCGCTGATCGTGTATTTCATGGTGCAGCGCCTCGGTTTCGAGGACAGCCGCGCCAACCTGGTATGGGGCGCGGCGGCGGCGCTGATCTACGTGGCCCCGGCCATCGGCGGCTGGATCGGCGACAAGGTGCTGGGCACCCGGCGCTGCATGATCCTGGGCGCGCTCATCCTCACCCTCGGCTACGCCCTGATGGCGGTGCCGACCACCAATACCTGGATGACCTTCTCCGCGCTCGGCGTGATCGTGGTCGGCAACGGCCTGTTCAAGCCCAACACCGCCAACCTGGTGCGCAAGATCTACGAGGGCGACGATTCCAAGATCGACAGCGCCTTCACCATCTATTACATGGCGGTGAACGTCGGCTCCACCTTCTCGATGCTGGCCACGCCCTGGATCAAGGACTACGTCAACGCCACCTACGGCAATCACCTCGGGTGGCACGTGGCCTTCGCGGTGTGCAGCGTCGGCCTGATGGTCGGCCTGCTCACGGTCGGCCTGCTGCGCAAGACCATCGGCCACATCGGCTCGCCGCCGGACGCCGAGCCGCTGCGGGTGAACCGCCTGCTGGCGGTGCTGGCGGGCGGCGTGCTGGCCGTGGCCGCCTCGGCCGTCATCCTCGAGTACCGCGACCTGGCGCGCGCCTTCGTCTACGTGGCCGGCTTCGTCGTGCTCGGCATCTTCATCCACCTGATCCGCAGCAGCCAGCCGAACGAGCGCGCCGGCCTGATCGCGGCCCTGGTGCTGACCTTGCAGACCGTGTTCTTCTTCATCTTCTACCAGCAGATGTCGACCTCGCTGTCGCTGTTCGCCCTGCGTAACGTCGACCTCGAGTTCACCGTGTTCGGCGCCCACCTGTGGACCTGGTCGCCGGCCCAGTTCCAGGCGCTCAACGCGATCTGGATCATGGTCCTGAGCCCGGTGCTGGCCTGGATCTACACCCGCGCCGGCAACAGCGGCAAGGACCTGTCGATCGCCGCCAAGTTCGCGCTCGGCTTCGCCGTGGTGGCGGCCGGCTTCTTCACCTATGGCGTGGCCGGCGCCTTCGCCGTGGGCGGCCTGACCTCGTCGTGGATCATGATCGCCGGCTACGGCCTGTACTCGCTGGGTGAGCTCCTGGTGAGCGGCCTGGGCCTGGCCATGATCGCGCGCTACGTGCCGGCGCGCATGGGCGGCTTCATGATGGGGGCGTACTTCGTCGCGGTCGGCATCTCGCAGTACCTGGGCGGGGTGGTGGCGAACCTGGCGGCGGTGCCGCAGGGCATGACCGATCCATTGCAGACGCTGCCGGTGTACACGAACCTGTTCAACAAGCTGGGCATCGCGGCGATCGGCTGCACGCTGGTTGCGCTGGCGGCGCTGCCGCTGATGCGCAGGCTGACGGCGACGCACCACGCGCACCAGTGA
- a CDS encoding pyridoxal phosphate-dependent aminotransferase, which translates to MSITSPTDTQALRALQVAQRVHAIEPFRVMEMVKAAGEMKRSGIDVISMSVGEPDFTAPDIVAHAAMEAIKGGVTQYTDSLGLRELREAISGHYAAVHGLDIDPRRIVVTAGASAGLLLACAALVADGDEVLMPDPCYPCNRHFVSAFGGKPVLVPAGSEERYQLSSAHVDGHWNARTRGVLVASPSNPTGTSMTPEQLRAMLAAVRARGGFAIIDEIYQGLSYDHKPVSALAFDPSAITVNSFSKYFSMTGWRLGWLVVPDALVPTFEKLAQNLFICAPTVAQQAALACFTPEALGIYEERRREFQRRRDFLVPALRQLGFAVPVMPDGAFYVYADISALPHAQAGDSTAFAWSLLRDAQVAIVPGDDFGFAAPARHVRFSYATRLERIEEAVDRLARLLGASG; encoded by the coding sequence ATGTCTATTACTTCCCCCACCGACACCCAGGCCCTGCGCGCCCTCCAGGTCGCCCAGCGCGTCCACGCCATCGAACCCTTCCGCGTCATGGAAATGGTCAAGGCCGCCGGCGAAATGAAGCGCAGCGGCATCGACGTCATCAGCATGAGCGTCGGCGAGCCCGATTTCACCGCCCCCGACATCGTCGCCCATGCGGCGATGGAAGCCATCAAGGGCGGGGTCACCCAGTACACCGATTCGCTCGGCCTGCGCGAACTGCGCGAAGCGATCTCCGGCCACTATGCCGCCGTGCACGGCCTCGACATCGACCCGCGCCGCATCGTCGTCACCGCCGGCGCCTCGGCCGGCCTGCTGCTGGCCTGCGCCGCCCTGGTGGCCGATGGCGACGAGGTCCTGATGCCCGACCCCTGCTATCCCTGCAACCGCCATTTTGTCTCCGCCTTCGGCGGCAAGCCGGTGCTGGTGCCGGCAGGCAGCGAGGAGCGCTACCAGCTGAGCAGCGCCCACGTTGACGGGCACTGGAACGCACGCACGCGCGGCGTGCTGGTCGCCTCGCCGTCGAACCCGACCGGCACCTCGATGACGCCGGAGCAGCTGCGCGCCATGCTGGCCGCCGTCCGTGCGCGCGGCGGCTTCGCCATCATCGACGAGATCTACCAGGGGCTGTCCTACGATCACAAGCCGGTCAGCGCCCTGGCCTTCGACCCAAGCGCCATCACCGTCAACAGCTTCTCGAAATACTTCAGCATGACCGGCTGGCGCCTCGGCTGGCTGGTGGTGCCGGATGCACTGGTGCCGACCTTCGAAAAGCTGGCGCAGAACCTGTTCATCTGCGCCCCGACCGTGGCCCAGCAGGCCGCCCTGGCCTGCTTCACCCCGGAAGCCCTCGGCATCTACGAGGAACGCCGGCGCGAGTTCCAGCGCCGCCGCGATTTCCTGGTGCCGGCCCTGCGCCAGCTCGGCTTCGCGGTGCCGGTGATGCCGGACGGCGCCTTCTACGTGTATGCCGACATCAGCGCATTGCCGCATGCGCAGGCCGGCGACAGCACCGCGTTTGCCTGGTCGCTGCTGCGCGACGCGCAGGTGGCGATCGTGCCGGGAGATGATTTCGGTTTCGCCGCGCCCGCAAGGCACGTGCGCTTCTCGTACGCGACGCGCCTGGAGCGCATCGAGGAAGCGGTGGACCGCCTGGCGCGCCTGCTCGGCGCCTCAGGGTAG
- a CDS encoding hybrid sensor histidine kinase/response regulator: MGEDKHSFGNLPREQELQQRIAALEAELSHTRVLAREHARLEAQVEQLREANEHLVMATVSAQSLRDLAEATNRRQTEFLAMLAHELRNPLAPLSMAASLLSSVGASGPSSPQLAQVSGVVRRQVDHMARLLDDLLDAARISSGKITLSVRPMALAGALDQAVETVAPRIRERGQRLDIELPDDAFTIDGDPVRLTQVFANLLGNASKYTPDGGHIVLRAWRADEEVVVAVSDDGSGIAPEMLPQVFNLFIQGPRSLARSEGGLGIGLNVVRNLVGMHGGSVAADSAGEGKGSSFTVRLPLSGAAAPVDETPLGPSTAEGACRILLIEDNVDACDTLRTLLELAGHEVAVAYDGRAGLEAAQARRYDILICDIGLPGMDGLEIMARLRRDQPHGRTPFAVALSGYGQGEDRERAFGAGFDRYLVKPAAPEVLLELVGEARLLGA, translated from the coding sequence ATGGGCGAAGACAAGCACTCCTTCGGCAACTTGCCACGCGAACAGGAACTGCAGCAGCGCATCGCAGCCCTCGAAGCCGAGCTGTCGCACACCCGCGTGCTGGCGCGCGAACACGCCCGCCTCGAAGCCCAGGTCGAGCAGCTGCGCGAAGCCAACGAACACCTGGTCATGGCTACCGTCAGCGCCCAGTCGCTGCGCGACCTGGCCGAAGCCACCAACCGGCGCCAGACCGAATTCCTGGCCATGCTGGCGCACGAGCTGCGCAACCCGCTGGCGCCGCTGAGCATGGCGGCCAGCCTGCTGAGCAGCGTCGGCGCCTCCGGCCCATCATCGCCGCAACTGGCCCAGGTGTCCGGTGTGGTAAGACGCCAGGTCGACCACATGGCGCGCCTGCTCGACGACCTGCTCGACGCCGCCCGCATCAGCAGCGGCAAGATCACCCTGTCGGTGCGCCCGATGGCACTGGCGGGCGCCCTCGACCAGGCGGTCGAGACGGTGGCGCCGCGCATCCGCGAACGCGGCCAGCGCCTGGATATCGAACTGCCAGACGACGCCTTCACCATCGACGGCGACCCGGTGCGCCTGACCCAGGTGTTCGCCAACCTGCTCGGCAATGCCTCCAAGTACACCCCCGACGGCGGCCACATCGTGCTGCGCGCCTGGCGCGCGGACGAGGAAGTGGTGGTCGCGGTGAGCGATGACGGTTCCGGCATCGCCCCCGAGATGCTGCCCCAGGTCTTCAACCTGTTCATCCAGGGGCCGCGTTCGCTGGCGCGCTCGGAGGGCGGACTGGGTATCGGCCTGAACGTGGTGCGCAACCTGGTCGGCATGCACGGCGGAAGCGTCGCGGCCGACAGCGCCGGCGAGGGCAAGGGCAGCAGCTTCACGGTACGCCTGCCGCTGTCCGGGGCGGCCGCACCCGTGGACGAGACGCCGCTTGGGCCGAGCACCGCGGAGGGCGCCTGCCGGATCCTGCTCATCGAAGACAACGTGGACGCCTGCGATACCCTGCGCACGCTGCTCGAGCTGGCCGGCCATGAAGTCGCCGTCGCCTACGACGGCCGCGCCGGCCTGGAGGCGGCGCAGGCGCGCCGCTACGACATCCTGATCTGCGACATCGGCCTGCCGGGCATGGACGGCCTGGAGATCATGGCGCGGCTGCGCCGCGACCAGCCGCACGGACGCACGCCCTTTGCGGTCGCCCTGTCCGGCTATGGCCAGGGCGAAGACCGCGAGCGCGCATTCGGCGCCGGCTTCGACCGCTACCTGGTCAAGCCGGCCGCGCCCGAGGTCCTGCTCGAGCTGGTCGGCGAGGCGCGCCTGCTCGGCGCCTGA
- a CDS encoding ATPase domain-containing protein yields MTDKVSLGKLATGVPGLDVLLGGGLNEFSFNLITGAPGCGKTTLAHQIMFALANPQRRALFFTVLGEPPLKMLRYQQQYSFFDTDKVNTSIRYVNLAADLRAGDFNGVLERITQEVEDFAPSLVFVDSFRSVIQTGKGGIEGMSDLQFFVQELGTRMTSWMATTFLIGEYQHNEVEANPITTVADGMIALSQIHDRNAVVRKIRIVKMRGQAHMSGSHTFRITDDGLRIYPRLLPPLADDREPGVSVDRDPRRIATGVSGLDDMLHGGLPQGHSLLAIGPTGCGKTILGSKFLRAGVERGEKGVIMCFEKGTARLRNAEMAAMIQAGQVSVVESRQIDMTAEEFEDDLLTAIDHTGARRVVIDSLSEFSLYLAPECRRDLREGVFRILSSLAKRGVSTLVTVGLDDRSVDMNYARADMAYLTDAIVAMRYAETDGHVRRFISVVKVRGTSHSHDLREYRITDDGIDIDTIPAQVNGILYGRVNGVSSDE; encoded by the coding sequence ATGACCGACAAAGTAAGCTTGGGAAAATTGGCCACTGGGGTGCCAGGGCTCGATGTTCTCTTGGGCGGTGGGCTGAACGAATTCTCCTTCAACCTGATCACCGGTGCCCCCGGCTGCGGCAAGACCACGCTGGCGCACCAGATCATGTTCGCGCTGGCAAATCCGCAGCGACGCGCCCTGTTCTTCACGGTGCTGGGCGAGCCGCCCCTGAAGATGCTGCGCTACCAGCAGCAGTATTCTTTCTTCGACACCGACAAGGTGAACACCTCGATCCGCTACGTCAACCTGGCCGCCGACCTGCGCGCCGGCGACTTCAACGGCGTGCTCGAACGCATCACGCAGGAGGTCGAGGATTTTGCGCCGAGCCTGGTGTTCGTGGATTCCTTCCGCTCCGTGATCCAGACCGGCAAGGGCGGCATCGAGGGCATGAGCGACTTGCAGTTTTTCGTGCAGGAACTCGGCACCCGCATGACCAGCTGGATGGCCACCACCTTCCTGATCGGCGAGTACCAGCACAACGAGGTCGAGGCCAATCCGATTACCACCGTGGCCGACGGCATGATCGCCCTTAGCCAGATCCATGACCGCAACGCCGTGGTGCGCAAGATCCGGATCGTCAAGATGCGCGGCCAGGCGCACATGTCCGGCTCGCACACGTTCCGCATCACCGACGACGGCTTGCGCATCTATCCGCGCCTGCTGCCCCCGCTGGCGGACGACCGCGAACCGGGCGTTTCGGTGGACCGCGACCCGCGCCGCATCGCGACTGGCGTGTCCGGCCTGGACGACATGCTGCACGGCGGCCTGCCCCAGGGGCATTCGCTGCTGGCGATCGGCCCGACCGGCTGCGGCAAGACCATCCTGGGTTCGAAGTTCCTGCGCGCCGGCGTCGAGCGTGGCGAAAAGGGCGTCATCATGTGCTTCGAAAAGGGCACTGCGCGCCTGCGCAATGCCGAGATGGCCGCCATGATCCAGGCGGGCCAGGTGAGCGTGGTCGAAAGCCGGCAGATCGACATGACGGCCGAAGAGTTCGAGGACGACCTCTTGACCGCCATCGATCACACCGGCGCGCGCCGCGTGGTAATCGACTCGCTGTCGGAGTTCAGCCTTTACCTGGCGCCGGAGTGCCGGCGCGACCTGCGCGAGGGGGTGTTCCGCATCCTGAGCAGCCTGGCCAAACGCGGCGTCTCGACCCTGGTGACCGTGGGCCTGGACGACCGCTCGGTCGACATGAACTATGCGCGCGCCGACATGGCCTATCTCACCGACGCCATCGTGGCCATGCGCTATGCCGAAACCGACGGGCACGTCAGGCGTTTCATCTCGGTGGTCAAGGTGCGCGGCACCTCCCACAGCCATGACCTGCGCGAATACCGCATCACCGACGATGGCATCGACATCGACACCATTCCTGCCCAGGTCAACGGGATATTATACGGACGCGTCAACGGCGTCAGTTCGGACGAATGA